One segment of Leguminivora glycinivorella isolate SPB_JAAS2020 chromosome 12, LegGlyc_1.1, whole genome shotgun sequence DNA contains the following:
- the LOC125232142 gene encoding LOW QUALITY PROTEIN: clumping factor B-like (The sequence of the model RefSeq protein was modified relative to this genomic sequence to represent the inferred CDS: deleted 2 bases in 1 codon) encodes MTLALRLVLCALAVASVSALSISLRQDPETLCAGQENFLRIASTEGCSAYYQCYAGRAYLMECPRDSWFNEVEQVCDWTNPPASCRTDLEPEPQPEPEPEPEPEPEPEPEPEEPEPEPEPEPEPEPEQENEPESENQADSEDESSEEAEGSGDDWEEDAIVKFLKARLHDEESEDHDHDHQHHHHDHDHDHDHDHDHHHHHHDHDHDHDHNHDHDHDHDHDHDHDHDHDHDHDHEHDHDHEHDHEHDHDHDPDHDHEHEHDHEHEHDHDHEHDHEHDHDHDHEHDHDHEHDHEHDHDHDPDHDHDHDHDHEHDHDHEHDHDDPEDSKRNHALKFQEELDEESEQEELKNLMRAEEENDVNEDLEEEIRNKRQEELDQEVEEDLKRQEEFEGENEEENEEDLKRQEEDEQEPGEEQEEELKRQEEGAEDIEEEDILKRQEDVDEEAEDEEDLKRQEEDAEGIEDEETLKRQEEVENEEVENEEESRKKRSAQEEGNDDIADEEDLKRQEDIEEESEDQEESRKKRSAQEESGDIEDEEELKRQEENEEESEDQEESRKKRSILQYGYDENDEEWQRAQEEANILESGEEEIKRQEEVIEEEENDSEESEESLFQRFFF; translated from the exons ATGAcat TAGCCCTAAGACTTGTCCTGTGCGCTCTGGCGGTGGCCAGCGTCTCCGCTCTCTCAATCTCCTTGAGACAAGACCCGGAGACACTATGCGCGGGACAGGAGAACTTCCTACGTATAGCCAGCACGGAAGGCTGCAGCGCTTACTACCAATGCTATGCCGGTCGAGCTTACTTGATGGAATGTCCACGAGACTCCTGGTTCAACGAAGTGGAACAG GTGTGCGATTGGACCAACCCTCCAGCAAGCTGTCGAACAGACCTGGAACCTGAGCCACAACCCGAACCGGAACCCGAACCAGAACCCGAACCCGAACCCGAACCAGAACCCGAA GAACCCGAACCGGAACCCGAACCGGAACCTGAACCGGAACCCGAACAGGAGAACGAGCCAGAATCTGAAAACCAAGCGGACTCAGAAGATGAAAGCTCCGAAGAAGCTGAAGGCTCCGGTGATGATTGGGAAGAGGATGCGATCGTCAAATTCTTGAAGGCGAGATTACATGACGAAGAAAGCGAAGACCATGATCATGATCATCAACACCACCATCACGATCACGATCATGACCACGATCATGACCATGATCATCATCACCACCATCATGATCACGACCATGATCATGACCACAATCACGATCATGATCACGATCACGATCATGACCACGATCACGATCATGACCACGATCATGACCATGACCATGAGCACGATCACGACCACGAACATGACCATGAGCACGATCATGACCATGATCCCGATCATGACCACGAACATGAACATGACCATGAACATGAGCACGATCACGACCACGAACATGACCATGAGCACGACCACGACCATGACCACGAGCACGACCACGACCACGAACATGACCACGAGCACGATCATGACCATGATCCCGATCATGACCACGATCACGACCATGACCATGAGCACGATCATGACCACGAACATGACCATGATGATCCCGAAGACTCTAAACGCAACCACGCCCTTAAGTTCCAGGAAGAACTTGACGAGGAATCTGAACAAGAAGAATTAAAGAACTTAATGCGTGCTGAAGAGGAAAATGATGTCAATGAGGATTTAGAAGAAGAAATCCGCAATAAACGCCAAGAAGAGCTCGACCAGGAAGTTGAAGAAGATCTAAAGAGACAAGAAGAATTCGAAGGAGAAAATGAGGAAGAAAATGAAGAAGACCTAAAAAGACAGGAAGAAGACGAGCAAGAGCCTGGAGAAGAGCAAGAGGAGGAGCTAAAGAGGCAAGAAGAGGGTGCGGAAGATATTGAAGAAGAAGATATTCTCAAGAGGCAAGAAGATGTAGATGAGGAAGCAGAAGATGAGGAAGATCTAAAAAGGCAAGAAGAGGATGCGGAAGGTATTGAAGATGAAGAAACTTTAAAGAGACAAGAAGAAGTTGAAAATGAAGAGGTTGAAAATGAGGAAGAAAGTCGTAAAAAGCGATCTGCACAAGAGGAAGGAAACGATGACATTGCTGACGAGGAAGACTTAAAAAGACAAGAAGATATTGAAGAAGAATCTGAAGATCAAGAAGAAAGTCGTAAAAAACGGTCTGCTCAAGAAGAAAGTGGAGATATTGAGGATGAAGAAGAATTAAAGAGACAAGAAGAAAATGAAGAAGAATCTGAAGACCAGGAAGAAAGTCGTAAGAAGCGGTCTATCCTACAATACGGTTACGATGAAAACGACGAAGAATGGCAGAGGGCACAAGAAGAAGCAAATATCCTCGAAAGCGGCGAAGAGGAAATCAAGAGGCAAGAAGAAGTAATAGAAGAAGAAGAGAATGATTCAGAAGAATCCGAGGAATCCTTATTCCAGCGATTTTTCTTTTAA